The Spirochaetota bacterium sequence TCAAGATAATCTCTTACAAAAACTATCTCCTCATAACTTAGATCAAAAATAAACTCTTCAACAGCATATACCTCATCTTCAGTTATTGTATCACGCTGCAAATAATCAAGCCATAATGGTGATGTATGTTCGGAAAGCATGCACAATTCGGCAAAACCCATCATAGTACCAAAGTTTGGAATAAGACGTTCCCGTGCTTTCCACAAATTTAGTAGTATTGGTGCAAATTCAGCTACTCCATAATCAAGCCTGTGCTCCCATGTGCGTGCCAAAAGATATGCTGCATTGTGGCGTATATTCTGAGACAGAGCATCATCCTCTATTATCGAAGTGTAAACTTCTTCAGCTGTCAACATAAATACATTGGATGCAATACAGGAAAGTAGCATATCAAGGAATGAAACATATTCTTGTTTATCACGTATAATATACCACAGCATTATAAAAAAATTGATCTTTGCAATGGTAAATGCACGCCCTAAGATTGCTTTAGTAGGTATATGCAAAATCATATCCGGTATAGATTTTGAACATAACTTGTCAAGTAAGCTTTCCATAGTTCTTTTCTGATTACTCAGCCGCTGAGGATCCAGCAAAGAAGGATACATGGATATGGAGGCAACTAAACTGCGCAACGCTTCCGTATGTTTTTCTATAAGAGTATACTCTGAATAATACTTATCCTTAATTGCATTCTTTAATTGTGCAACGAGATCTTCTTCTTCTTTTGTAAATATGATGATGTCCTCAGTGCTCACGCAAACCACCCTCACCTATAATTAAATCCTTTTACAAAATTTTGTCAATATTTAATTTTTTTTAATTGTCTATAATTGCAAAGTACCTTTACTGTGATAAAGGTAATACACTACTTACAAAGACATACATTGTTATACATTAGATATAATGTTACCTTGAAACATTGTTTGTGTGAATAGTTCACCAAAGCCAACCCTATAAATAAAAAAGACGATCCCTTACGGAACCGTCAATATCATTAGCGGATTATGTTGGAAGGTAACTACTCACTGAGTAGCATCACTATTTATAATACAAAAACAGAAACAAAGAGTCAAATAAAAATTTAAAAAATTTTAGAAAGAAGTACCATGATATCATCTTTTATAAGCATAAAAAACACTATAAAGAGAATAAATGGCGACACAAATTTAATCATGAATGCCCATAGTTCTTTAAGCGAAATAATCCGTGTATCCGGGTCAAGTTCATGAATGGTATTTTCCAGTCCATATTTCCACCCCAAACAAATAGCAATAAAAAACCCTCCAATTGGAAGCATGTAATTTGATGTTAATTTATCCATAAAATCAAAAAACGTATTGTTGAGTATTGTAAATTCGCGCAAAGTTCCAAATGATAGAGCTGAAGGTATTCCTAATAAGGTGATTATGCTGCCCATAATAAGAACAGCTTTATTTCGGCTCCATCCTTTTTCATCGGTAATATATGCAACAACAACTTCAAGCAAAGAAATTCCTGAAGTAAGTGCAGCAATGAAAAGAAGTACAAAAAACAAAAATTCAAAAAACTGACCCAGAGGCATACGGGCAAACACTGCTGGAATTACATGAAATATAAGCCCTGGACCTTCTTGGGGCGATAGCGACATCGCAAATACTGAAGGAAAAATTGCAAGCCCTGCAAGGATTGCAACTAATGTATCAAGCACCACTATCCACAATGCTGAATGCAAGATTTTATCTTTTCGCGAAAGATAGCTTCCGTAAGTAATCATTGCACCCATACCTAAGCTTAAACTAAAAAAAGACTGCCCCAACGCCGAAAGTACAGAATCTATTGTTATCTTTGAAAAATCGGGATTTAAAAAGAAAATAATTCCTTCAAGACTCCCTTCCATTGTTATGCCACGAACAATGAGTACAATTAAAATCAAAAACAACATGGGCATCAGAATTTTGCTCCACTTTTCAATACCATTTTTTATACCTTTTATAACAATATACATGCATGAAAGCATAAACAATACATGATACAATATTGAAAGATACGGATTGGCAACATACTCCTTAAACACCACTGCTGCCTGGGAAGTTTCAGTAACAGTAGACATGGATCCAGTTATACTTTTTACTATATACCCTATTGTCCATCCACCAACAACACTGCAGAAAGACAAGATAAAAAATCCCGATAGTACCCCTAAATACCCAACAAATTCCCATGTTGTACCACCCGCTATTTGCTTAAATGCACCAACAGGGTCTTTTTCTGTATGGCGCCCTATTACAAGTTCGGCAATCATTATTGGCAAACCCAATATAAGTACTGAGACCAGATATACAAACACGAAAGCTGCTCCTCCATTTGCACCTGTAACATATGGAAATTTCCATACATTACCCAACCCAATTGCAGAACCAGCCGCAGCCAGCACAAATCCAATTTTTGAGCCCCAGTGTTCCCTATTTGCCATTAGTGTTCCCTCCTAAATGAAATAAACTACTTTGCACATTCTTATGTTATCTTCATGTATTCACTTAGAATAAAAGTAATTATCGAACAAAAAAAACTCATACGCTACACTTATGACCTGTAAACAAACAATATCAACCTTATCCAACGATGTATAGTAAAAATCTACTATTGTAACTTTTGTAACTTTTTAAATACTGTAACTACAGGCAAAATAGATTGCTATATGATTAATATTGCAATATTTTTTTTAAATTCTAAAATTTGCAATAACTAACAAGCACTATCCTTTTATTCCAATAGTTCTTGACACTATCTATACACAGCTTTATGTATGAATTGTCTTAAAATTGATATATACTTTGCATTATTAGCATTGAGGGAATATGATAATTTTTTTAGGATTACTATTTATATTATTTATGACCGCTTCTGTTTTCAGTATACTATCGGTCCACAGGGATATTCCCGCATATATTTTTATTACCAAATTATCCATGGCAATTATACTGATTGTACTACTAATAGGTGGTTTTATTATCGCAGATAGATTTATTAATAATTTTAATTATTTTCATATTTCATTATTCTTTTATTTAATAATTATTTTTTTAACTGTCTTAATACTTTACATGGCGTTTTCTAAATGGAAAAACGATTTCAGGTCCATAAGTGCAATACTTGTGCCTATTACTACAATTTTATATACGTTTTCATTGTTCTTTTATACCTCACCACGATATATGATAGTTGATCCCGGTCATAACTTCATGATTTTTCATATAATACTTGCATTACTGGGAGAGGTGCTATTCTTTATAGGGTTTGCTTCATCCATTCTTTATATAATTGTATCTTGGCAACTACAAAAAAAATCCTCTTTGCAATATGTCAATCGATTGCCAAGCCTTACTGTATTAAGCAATTTAACAGCCTTTTCACTGTCTCGTTCATTGTTCTTCTTCAGTGCTGGAATTATTTTTGGCATTATCATGGTTGTTC is a genomic window containing:
- a CDS encoding cytochrome c biogenesis protein, giving the protein MIIFLGLLFILFMTASVFSILSVHRDIPAYIFITKLSMAIILIVLLIGGFIIADRFINNFNYFHISLFFYLIIIFLTVLILYMAFSKWKNDFRSISAILVPITTILYTFSLFFYTSPRYMIVDPGHNFMIFHIILALLGEVLFFIGFASSILYIIVSWQLQKKSSLQYVNRLPSLTVLSNLTAFSLSRSLFFFSAGIIFGIIMVVQFYGTISFGTPKEILMYVAWGVLFILWILSKSHLTSNYYLSIITIVSFVVLLTVFIAGNVIITTGFHSFR
- a CDS encoding sodium-dependent transporter; amino-acid sequence: MANREHWGSKIGFVLAAAGSAIGLGNVWKFPYVTGANGGAAFVFVYLVSVLILGLPIMIAELVIGRHTEKDPVGAFKQIAGGTTWEFVGYLGVLSGFFILSFCSVVGGWTIGYIVKSITGSMSTVTETSQAAVVFKEYVANPYLSILYHVLFMLSCMYIVIKGIKNGIEKWSKILMPMLFLILIVLIVRGITMEGSLEGIIFFLNPDFSKITIDSVLSALGQSFFSLSLGMGAMITYGSYLSRKDKILHSALWIVVLDTLVAILAGLAIFPSVFAMSLSPQEGPGLIFHVIPAVFARMPLGQFFEFLFFVLLFIAALTSGISLLEVVVAYITDEKGWSRNKAVLIMGSIITLLGIPSALSFGTLREFTILNNTFFDFMDKLTSNYMLPIGGFFIAICLGWKYGLENTIHELDPDTRIISLKELWAFMIKFVSPFILFIVFFMLIKDDIMVLLSKIF